The Vulpes vulpes isolate BD-2025 unplaced genomic scaffold, VulVul3 Bu000000666, whole genome shotgun sequence DNA segment GCTATTGGTTATCATGATCTGCGCAAACAAATTGTATTGCTGCACAACGTCAATAGCCCACATTCtacgccttgttttgctttttaacactgagaagaccaacagctgttactgatctaagaagaactaaagcatttacagtaggtggtaccacctgtgcttttcttattccacccttaaaaatctgctactttattttggagctgATGGAGAATATGGCAGTGACTCAATGTCAGGGGGAGTGAGTAGTCAACTGTGGCTTAGTTCTGATAAGGAGTAACATGATCTTTATAAGTCACAACAATGTGTGttgatgaatatcttctcttgattttgctttatccatttcaagaatctaagaaaagaccataaataaaaaggaaatttgaattcagctgacttaactgaacgaaagaattacaacccagataaaattcaagattctatatatatgcaattaatgatcttaactatttcatgtttcattttagcttctttaccttaaaccctagaaaaaatacacttgccacgttactgcctacttgatcctatagctgtggaattttaaatttaaacaggcagttggtgaaacatgtcttctatttccaagtgaagtgtttaagagtttatggaaaatagagaattaactcaattggggacaaaaatagctttgaaatttggtagcttgagttacctagcacttatatatgaagtttcctctaaatgctaaatttcaaaatgttatatacagaataatttaagtcatataatacaaaacttttgacaaaaggaaatgtatcgagtgatacatttacttcaactgaatcaggggatccctacacaaccatgagttgatgtttctgcatcttggtgttctaaattaatcaatgttatagaaattcaactagaattgaattgttcaatgaaaaaagcgaggtaataatctcttgtcattttttttacaacttttcacatttcccatagtaaattGGGGGAGTAAATACCCACAGTAAATTCCCCATAGTAGatttcctgagtaaattgtttgccaatatggtatattctaacccggcctatttttaacaacctttcttgccttctgaagcaaagagacaaaaaagaaaccactttcggacaaatatatatatatatatatatatatatagtttgaaagcatttccctttagatgaattacttaaaattcagccaaggacagacactgttttttaattgctgttttagaaaacatttggacctacctggaaatattaaatataagtctcatttataacactaacaataggttttatttataatcatgaatagagtgtcaactcaaagaatggcccacatttactccatctgagttttgttgtttctgttactcacctcacacttctctgttagtttttgcttgctgttttccaatataataatattaataaatatcatatccaaatagttcttaattatgctagcacattctttactgatggagtgtttagtcagaattttgtgtgtttttttaaatttttatttatttattcatgagagacagagagagagagagagagaggcagagacataagcagatggagatgcaggaagcccaatgtggtaaTCAATACCAGGATttggggatcatgccttaagccaaaggcagacgctcaactgttgagtcaccaggtgtcccataattttgtgtttttctttccaatccagtgagacacatttttcCCTATAGAACATGTTGGCAACAGTGttatcacacatacagaaatcttatactattattaccacattatatgttggtattacagcaatgaatttgtctggatagctgtaaaatatttttctcttattactatttgtcatgTCCAGGGCATAGTCATGATGTTGGTGACACAGTGCTTAGATTCAGActgcaaaatttggggattttctgaaaagtgactctcacactgacagctgagacccattgctaggaatagagaacatctCCCTGAAGGCTACATAGTTACAGTTGTTCTACATTAAGCCACCACTTACCGAGAATTACCCAACGTAAAGAACAAATCCTTCAAGTGTCTTGttgttgcttcaaaaagaatgccaggctttcctttactcatccacaattagttttgctaacttgaaaagcatatgacaagtcgaccgatctatgaaccagctgccatctgatagctcacctctgcaaaatgagaagggagctgataccaagatgcagattcatgaaagacaccctgagaaaaatcaatgtgaaataaaataaaagtggataaatgaagtctgtaattaaggacttaacaggaagcatttactagatggaaagagttccaaatgaaaaatactttgaggCCTCTGGACGCCGCCGAGTAAGCAtcgttaaagtctcccctcccaccgccgtcatgtctaagtcagagtctcccaaagagcccgaGCAGCTGCGGAAGCTCTTCATCGGAGGTTTGAGCTTCGAAACGaccgatgagagtctgaggagccattttgagcaatgggggacgcttacggactgtgtggtaatgagagaccccaacaccaagcgctccagaggctttgggttcgTCACGTACGCCACCGTGGAGGAGGTGGACGCGGCCATGAACGCCCGGCCGCACAAGGTGGACGGAAGAGtcgtggaaccaaagagggctgtctcccGAGAGGATTCTCAAAGAcccggtgcccacttaactgtgaaaaagatttttgtcggtggcattaaagaagacactgaagaacatcatctaagagattattttgaacagtatgggaaaattgaagtgattgagatcatgactgaccgaggcagtgggaaaaagagaggttttgcttttgtgacctttgacgaccacgactctgtagacaagattgtcattcaaaaataccatactgtgaatggccacaactgtgaagtaaggaaagccctatcgaagcaagagatggctagtgcttcgtccagccaaagaggccgaagtggttctggaaactttggtggtggtcgtggaggtggttttggtgggaatgacaactttggtcgtggagggaacttcagtggtcgaggtggcttcggtggcagtcgaggtggtggtggatacggtggcagtggggatggctataacggatttggtaatgacggaagcaactttggaggtggcggaagctataacgattttggcaattacaacaatcaatcctcaaattttggacccatgaaaggaggaaattttggaggcagaagctctggcccctatggtggtggaggccaatactttgccaaaccaagaaaccaaggtggctatggcggttccagcagcagcagcagctatggcagtggcagaaggttttaattactgccaggaaacaaagcttagcaggagaggagagccagagaagtgacagggaagctacaggttacaacagatttgtgaactcagccaagcacagtggtggcagggcctagctgctacaaagaagacatgttttagacaatactcatgtgtatgggcaaaaaactcgaggactgtatttgtgactaattgtataacaggttattttagtttctgttctgtggaaagtgtaaagcattccaacaaagggttttaatgtagatttttttttttgcacccatgctgttgattgctaaatgtaatagtctgatcatgacgctgaataaatgtgtctttaaaaaaaaaaaaaaagaaaaaaaaaaaaaagaaaaatactttgaaaagataagtcacaaaacctgtgctttaaaaaaatggtaaaagataaagagggcaaagtacttaggaatttctattttactactgataaggccacaaatgagaatgttctgcccagaattaatacaaaatttaggtgaatatgttgggttacatctcagtcctcttggactcttgtctaagtgtttctttttggcagaccaggctatcaaattttagtagatgagtgaaaaatcaaatcatatttcagatagtgaaatgatATCAAAGTTCCTGGCCTgtctagaatgggaaaaggataaaaccattaattataaagtgaaaccacttagcaactcaagaattttatttaggatgctgaatgtatagttgacaatagtcatccctaagagcagagatcatataatttcatctagaaacaagaaagtagatgtgcttactatacctacttaccatgcaatgtacctacttgataaccttccatgtacttatttgctttttagcagttcattcaattagataaatttgtattaagtacaaattgtgttcaaggtacccttgaatgtcatgaaagtaggtaaacatggtcacagttggcatcacctgtgtcagttggcctaaggttgccaaatctattttctctctccttgaatctgggttgcccagattccccttcaagggaatacttactgactagctatgagatatagtcattagagagcttactgtgatcattctgcctcagttagaaagaaccattattacctaaagtcattctttttcctaatttcagtgcctgagcaagacaggagaataagaatctagtctttgtggcctaatgcaggatactctgacagataagccttactctgaagctttccacattggctgagactgttggatctacatgcagatcaacttcttcctccacccaatcctatttcctctctttttcttttatagatgttagttcataataaataacttacaccccaactaccatcaccgtatctgcttctatgatgcttgttctagccaataaaatgtggccactgtaccagctctgagactagacttcaaaaaatcttgtagactttcactctgggaaccctaccaaggcatcctatcaacatgtcatgagaggccaataaaacagcaatgaaccatatcagaggtcttccaaagcaacaagaaaccaatcaacccagcagctcactgtacacacataaacagacgcattttaaactagaagaagagcctagctgagcccagcccaaattgctaaatagcagaatcaggagctaaataaaagattgttgttttaaaccattaaatctttgggatgattttttatatagccaaagctatcttattatacaagcatacttaatatttctaaaaaggcaatttgtttgaattttgatatttttattatttttataaaggccctataataatgaacatgcaattatcatttagtatagagttattttcagctctagtcacacagctctgtgcttattgtgtggatgcctggaaatccggcactgtctttcagccaagataaaggcatttacctttaggcatttactaatgatttatcatgtgctatttaatacctgaaactcccttgtggctcttaggcccagttggtttattgatagcttacaacttgtgtaaccagttagcctgaattaattatgtaaacagggtcatgaaagacctcactggaaactttccagttgctctccccaaattagtatttgttttacaaattttggtaattcaatctagaaacaaaatacatccttgtgttcatagtaaggcttaaggcaggtgcttctggaagttttggggcccctaaatcttgcctgaactctttttttctgctctatagtatcttttgcccttattaaaagatttgcattaatatgctttatggtgactctataagtcttttcaattaaccgatgtgttgcactctgcaggctgtgtgtgagtgtttaggtgctcttcaaaaattaagaacaagatttgtgaattttttcttagtatagatctaaggaaaccatagctgcacaagatcaagatcaaagttaaatttgttttttgttttttggttttttttttgctttttgataagggtctttgtgtatgtgtgtttatgtggttacattttgtttgaaattctggttctggagcagtgTAAAGAAGTTCAATTACGAAAAAGGGAAAAGCgaaaacatgaaagtcagcttcaaacacaaaaagtaaacatatattattcacaagtataaggacaagaaaatagaaaatgatttaacattataatccaatgacaagtcaaaagaaaaataaaacatttaatagaatcaacttcacacatgacaacaatagaacataattaaaggatattagggctgtaaacagaacacatgcccaaagtaatatcttttaaatactggatatgttgcctgaatatcccttgataaaaattccctgaagttgatgatttaaggattcctggtgaaattcaaacatgttactaaaatatggaaacagcttattaattaagcaatatatgccccaagactatgagcaaaaatattatttttgtaaatttcctagagaagaaagttcttgataaagttgattgtagcacaaaagagctatgattaagtcagcaagaatatttgaaggtgtagtggaataaaaggactagagggtatgctagagcaaaaagtcctagaaacacaggagtaatgactgagaacagaaacacggaagataatggttatttcgacaaaggaagtagttacttaatgtggatcatggtttcttcataaatgtacaagGGTTTACATTTACCCCATGGAGGTGTACTACAACCCCACAGATCTCTTAGAGCATACTACACCTAAAATACTGAGCTGAACACAGTGAAAATACTCAATTGTTTACTGTATCCAACATCCTCCAAGTGCAAAATACTACTAGAGAGTGgcttaattccactaatattatgttactaagtATTATGGGTTTATACACTATAAGTTTTAgttcatgtttattgaattaaattagtTCTGTCACCTAATAATGGAGCagcaaaggaaattttgtttaaatgaaggtCCCAGTAAATTATATCTGAATCAAAGAATCATGGACTTGCAGGGCCACAAGCAGGCCTAAAAGTCATCTCGTACAACACCTCTTCTAATGCGTGAATTTACGCATTACATTCTATTTGAACACTTAATGATGAGCAGCATATACCTTCTGGAATTAGCTTATTTCATTACCAGTAGGCTCAgagttttaaacttataaaacttttaaagctttaaagtTCTACTTTCAGGTCAGCAAAAGCCTACTCTCCTTTAACTTCCACCCAAAGCAAGTCTACTGATAGCTCTTTCATATCACaaccattcaaatatttcaagatatagtatctttttatttcagaaaaaaatattccaagtcttCCAAATTTGGCTGACCAGTATGGTTCCAACTTCTGTCTCCATTCTTCAGAGGTAGGCTGACCACCATAGAATTATGCTATACCAtcaacctcccacccccttctccctgtccttcatcttatattttacagttcacaagtttatttttttaaagattttatttgtttattcatgagagacgagagagagagagaaagagagagagagagagaggcagagacacaggcagagggagaagcaggctccacacagggagcccaacgtgggactcgatcctgggtctccaggatcatgccccgggccgaaggcaggtgctaaacccgctgagccagcAGGCATCCCTAGTTCACAAGTTTATGTCACAGTCACTGTGAGATTGCTTCAGCATATTGTGAACTAAATCTCCTAAGTCTTTTCAAACAATCTGCTACTAAGGCAAGACCCTTCACCTGCTATGTAGAGGGCATGTGTGAAGAGTTGGTTTATCTCTATTAAATTTCCTCTTGTTAGAGTTTTCCATTGCTCCAGGTATGACAAGACTTCTATGAATCTTGATTCTATCATTCACTGTGAtttctgcccttctctgattTGTGTTATAACCAAACTGAAGGCCTAATCTTTATCAGCTCATATCAGAGTGAGCATCAAATAGCCTAAGCAGAGTGGCCTTTCTTGAAGTCTATTTCCTCAGTCTTCTCAACGTAATACATACTGAGCCAAGGTAAGATGCCTTGATGTACTGGGCTTGTGAcatgggcgggggggtggggtgggtgggggtgggacaccaCTCTCCGACACAGGTCAAACAGAGTAGAAGGCCTAGTTTTCACTGCTACCACCTCCTGAGACATGGTGTTagatattgttttaataaaataaaccaatcccAAATGTCTTAGTGtaatacatgaattttatttctttcaagcaaATCCATTGCAGATATTTTTGATCAGGTGTATGGTAGGCAAGCTTATTCTACACAGTGCCCTTAGAATCTAGGCTCTTTCCCTCACACAACTTTTTTCTCAGTCCTTCATGTCTAGGAGTGTGGGTAAGAGAACAcctgagagagggtgagggatTATATGGTGGAGCATGCATGTGGCACAAAGCATTTTCACCAACATTCCTCTGGGCAGAAATCACTTGCCAGGTCTCATCTGTAAACATAGGGATTGGGAAAAATAGTGGTTTTgcttacagatgtggaaaatggaaaaaaaaattgaaactatatcATGAGAGGGGGAACTGGTATTTGTAACTGGGGACACTTTGCTAAGAAATATCCCCTTGGtaccagaaagacaaaaataaattgatgtaaacaataatttaatatttaaatagtcattcCTAAGAAACTTGGGCAGTGtgccaaaatattctttcctttctctctcacattgttatttctcttatttttcaaaatattctttcctttctatctcacattgttatttttcttatttttattttttaacgattttatttatttatacatgagagacagagagagagaggcagagacataggaagagggagaagcaggttccatgcagcaagcttgatgtgggagttgattcccagacctgggatcactccctgagctgaaggcagatgctcaaccactgagccaccaggcgtccctctttcacATCATTAATGGAGCTGTCCTAACTGCCAACCATCTCAGTATGGCTGCCTGCAGGGCCCAGCGTAACACTCAAGAGAATAGCACCTGGAAAAGGCCATAGAAACTATGTATTGTTGACTGGAATTATTACTTAGTAATAAGCAATGCCAGTCAACACTGTGTCTGGTGACTCGTATTACaaactttctcatttaaatggtaaatattgcAAAGTTGGACCTCTACTTTTTGAATAACTCTTTTTGCCTTATCTCCCATCTTCTCATCCGCATTTAATAATATCTCTTCCATCTTAatatataggaaattaaaaacacttttttctataatggttttatttgtataatataaaaacaccaaCTTAAGGAAAGTTTTATAAGGGGCATCCAGAATACTATTGCAAAACTAgctaaaataatctaatcaaaaaGTTTAATATGCAAGATTTTAATGTACACACAAATTGCttaagttttggtttatttccctaaacattttattgaaaactaaaattatatcctGCTTTACGAATACATAGTAATGGAGAGAGAAGTTAGCATAACTAAACTTTAGCAAAGATATACTCAATATATGAGATAGtctaataaagtcacattttatattgcatttgaatagaatcaggaaaacttaaaaaagatgaattagagCACATGGGAAAACAACAAGgttttgacattttagttatgGAAGCACGGTATTTagcactttaaaatgagaatcatgGTCTTTGTAATTGGTTGACTATAAGAGTACATAACTTATGAGATAAAGATAGAAGTAACACCGGAGGAGATGGTAGagtttatgaataaaaactgacaaaccggggcatctgggtggctcagtcatttaagcctccaactcttggtttcagctcaggtcatgatctcagagtcatgaaatcaagctccatatcaggctccattatgggtgtggagactgcttagaattctctccttgtctctctctcactctctctctttgtccctctcccccattatacactctctcttaaacaaaacaaaacaaaacaagactgattaataaataccatactctatttgtaaaacataaaaacacaaagcaaagataTGAggtagagtaaaatataaaaggaaggacaatcattaaaatataaattcctcaaGTTAGTATTAAAGACTTGgccattttgaaaatttccatagatagtgtcaaaaaattaaacttacctTTTCCTCATGTGGGTCATACTGCATGTAgaaaatttacacagaaaattatgaataacttaATACTCAATTAATatgtacattaataaaatatccactgaaaaaaCTCCAACATTCATCATCTTCTAATATGTATCATCTGATATCAACATCAATAACAAACGTAATTTTAGtgaaaaaatgagatggaaataggaataaaaattattgcgcaaaaaatagaagaaacaaaaaaaaaaacaaaaaaaataaggaaataaaaaaatagaagaaacagaaaatgttagagaaaactacttacatattatctacttttgaaaatatactacaaTGGAGTCATAGTCATATTTTCTACCTGGAGATGAAATACTACTGTTAGGGAAATAGGAGATGGAGACATAAGAGACCAAAATCTCTTTTGCAATGACATAGGCCAGTGGAAGAGAGGGTGAAAGAGTAGTAGCAATGAGCCTAAAGAACATGCatatttgttgcatatttttcccccaaCAGGAGAGACTTTGACATTATAAATAACTTGGTTTTCTTCAGGgacaaaagcataaaatcttgaaaaaatagcaaatctcaaggaaataagaaattcGAGAGGACatgtggtattaaaaataaaaaacttataattcaaaattttgtgaatttaatctAGTTTCAACAATTTTAAACCATATGTGGTAAACTTACATACATCAGTAAGCAAGTCCACATTCCCAATATTGACATGTAAATTAGAGATGCGTCAATAAATGCTAcataatttcactgaaattttccttgattttccagccagatgaaaagtaaaaatgatagttAGATGGTGAACTGGgcatccaaaatacaaaaacatcattaaaataattctgcaaattAGCACAACTTCTTGTGTATCCGTTAACACTATGGT contains these protein-coding regions:
- the LOC140596468 gene encoding heterogeneous nuclear ribonucleoprotein A1-like, which codes for MERVPNEKYFEASGRRRVSIVKVSPPTAVMSKSESPKEPEQLRKLFIGGLSFETTDESLRSHFEQWGTLTDCVVMRDPNTKRSRGFGFVTYATVEEVDAAMNARPHKVDGRVVEPKRAVSREDSQRPGAHLTVKKIFVGGIKEDTEEHHLRDYFEQYGKIEVIEIMTDRGSGKKRGFAFVTFDDHDSVDKIVIQKYHTVNGHNCEVRKALSKQEMASASSSQRGRSGSGNFGGGRGGGFGGNDNFGRGGNFSGRGGFGGSRGGGGYGGSGDGYNGFGNDGSNFGGGGSYNDFGNYNNQSSNFGPMKGGNFGGRSSGPYGGGGQYFAKPRNQGGYGGSSSSSSYGSGRRF